One Oxobacter pfennigii DNA window includes the following coding sequences:
- a CDS encoding GerAB/ArcD/ProY family transporter — protein sequence MIKEGKLGAQEMISLVTAAISSKLFFTSPGFLTRFVGTAGWYMTLISNITAMAAFAFTYLLLKRFPGKGIVEIFDISFGRIIGFICSLTMGIAFLINTSVFLREFAEVIKIYVYPETPISLLMIPAVISAAIAASLGLESIARFSKLSAYTSIIGFLTLLILTSQNFKYHYIFPVLGYGLSKTVSIGIERSSVYAEVIILAVYAGSIQKISDIKKVGFISLILSGFIISLGLLSISMAFPYQIAQEITAPVYELTRLIKYGSFVQRLDPFFLFLWNITTVITICILFNSSVSVCCKAFRLQDARPVIVPMAVILFSYAFIPESFMSVVTKYVQSSRIYGSLVFFGLPIIALAAAKIRKKKGDVSNA from the coding sequence TTTTTACCAGTCCCGGCTTTTTAACGAGATTCGTAGGGACTGCCGGCTGGTATATGACATTGATATCAAATATTACGGCTATGGCAGCTTTTGCTTTTACTTATCTATTGCTAAAGCGTTTCCCGGGTAAAGGCATAGTAGAAATTTTTGATATTTCATTTGGACGAATCATTGGCTTTATATGCTCTTTAACCATGGGAATAGCTTTTCTTATAAACACCAGCGTATTTTTAAGAGAATTTGCAGAAGTAATAAAGATATACGTATATCCCGAGACTCCCATTAGTTTATTGATGATACCGGCAGTTATATCAGCTGCAATTGCAGCTTCCTTAGGATTAGAAAGCATTGCTAGGTTTTCAAAACTGTCGGCATATACTTCAATTATCGGCTTTCTTACACTTTTGATTTTAACATCCCAGAACTTCAAGTACCACTATATCTTTCCGGTGCTGGGTTATGGCTTGAGTAAAACAGTAAGTATTGGGATAGAAAGAAGCTCCGTCTATGCTGAAGTAATTATTCTTGCCGTATATGCAGGGTCCATACAGAAAATAAGCGATATAAAAAAAGTAGGATTTATTTCTCTCATACTGTCGGGTTTCATAATATCCCTGGGACTTTTGAGCATATCCATGGCCTTTCCGTATCAGATTGCTCAGGAAATAACGGCGCCGGTATATGAACTGACCAGATTGATAAAATACGGGAGCTTTGTACAAAGGTTGGATCCTTTTTTTCTGTTTTTGTGGAATATAACAACGGTTATAACGATTTGCATACTGTTTAATTCCTCTGTAAGCGTATGTTGCAAGGCTTTCAGACTGCAGGATGCAAGGCCGGTTATTGTACCCATGGCCGTAATTCTTTTTTCATATGCATTTATTCCCGAAAGTTTTATGAGCGTTGTTACAAAATATGTCCAGTCTTCCAGAATATATGGATCACTTGTCTTCTTTGGCCTGCCTATAATTGCGCTGGCAGCTGCAAAAATCCGTAAAAAGAAGGGAGATGTATCAAATGCGTAA
- a CDS encoding Ger(x)C family spore germination protein: MRKLILAFLCLINMFTLVSCSDAKEIDEWAYVYSIGIDKGVADKYRYTFQLPILGGETGQSSQGGFQAQAQDAFTVISVDAPTLYAATNMVNSSLAKTVSYTHAKYIMVSEELARHGVESFINGMIRSRQIRRSMNIIVVKGSAREFVKILTPVTGMGLSKLMEKMIDQEHETGLFDSVTYNEFVNNMKSSYRQSDAALAAINDFSHFNEAELNKENNKSEGDYQPGQTPRSGGNKFEFLGSALFNGDKMIGELNGDETRAMLMMRGDFSRGSITIPDPLEPDRRISVETHPHKGPAVNIYFDGDKPVIDVKVYLEGDLLNVQSEKEYESEELNPLLEQTLEELIKKDLDKTIDKCKALNCDVFGFGEKAVTQFLTIQEWEKYNWISRFKECKVTTGVNFIIRRTGTMTKTNPVKTSNGGEK, translated from the coding sequence ATGCGTAAGCTTATATTGGCCTTTTTATGCCTCATCAATATGTTTACTCTTGTATCCTGCTCCGATGCCAAGGAAATTGATGAGTGGGCTTATGTATACTCCATAGGCATTGATAAAGGAGTTGCTGATAAATACCGTTATACTTTTCAACTGCCGATATTAGGAGGAGAAACAGGGCAGAGTAGCCAGGGAGGTTTTCAGGCGCAGGCTCAGGATGCTTTTACTGTTATCTCCGTAGATGCCCCAACTCTTTATGCCGCAACCAACATGGTCAATTCCTCCCTGGCAAAAACAGTAAGCTATACCCATGCCAAATACATTATGGTATCGGAAGAATTGGCAAGACACGGAGTGGAAAGCTTTATAAATGGCATGATAAGGAGCCGCCAAATAAGGCGTTCTATGAATATTATAGTTGTCAAAGGAAGTGCCAGAGAATTTGTTAAAATACTTACCCCTGTAACAGGCATGGGACTTTCAAAATTGATGGAAAAGATGATAGATCAGGAGCATGAAACGGGATTGTTCGATTCAGTTACATACAATGAGTTTGTAAATAATATGAAGTCCTCCTACAGGCAATCTGACGCCGCATTGGCAGCCATAAATGATTTTTCTCATTTTAATGAAGCAGAATTGAATAAGGAAAACAATAAATCGGAGGGAGATTATCAGCCCGGACAAACACCTCGTTCGGGAGGAAACAAATTTGAATTTTTAGGAAGTGCTCTCTTTAATGGAGATAAGATGATAGGAGAATTAAACGGAGATGAAACGAGAGCTATGCTTATGATGAGAGGTGATTTTTCAAGAGGGTCAATAACAATACCCGACCCCCTTGAACCCGACAGGAGAATAAGCGTTGAAACTCACCCCCATAAAGGGCCTGCTGTAAATATTTATTTTGACGGAGATAAACCTGTTATAGATGTAAAAGTATACCTTGAAGGAGATTTGCTGAATGTTCAGAGCGAAAAAGAATATGAAAGTGAGGAGTTAAATCCTCTGCTGGAGCAAACTCTGGAAGAACTTATAAAAAAAGATTTGGATAAGACAATTGACAAATGCAAGGCTTTAAATTGTGACGTATTTGGTTTTGGAGAAAAGGCGGTAACTCAGTTCCTTACCATTCAGGAATGGGAAAAATATAACTGGATAAGCCGTTTTAAGGAATGTAAAGTTACAACAGGTGTTAATTTCATAATAAGAAGAACAGGTACAATGACCAAGACCAATCCGGTAAAGACGTCGAATGGCGGTGAAAAATAA
- a CDS encoding GerAB/ArcD/ProY family transporter — translation MIKEGKIGLAEAICLTTITISNKIFFTSPSALVKIVGTAGWYAALISAAVTIIAFAFIYMLLKRFPGKSIIEIFYITLGPVVGFVFSFTYAASFLVGCSILLREFIDVLNTYIFQSIDPKFLITALVSAAAISAFLGLESIARFAKLSAYAVLLGYMLLLILSIQNWNIAYISPVFGYGLKNTVISSLGRSSAYSEIIVISVFANALQGAEHIKKAGFISLILSGFFVSSAVLCVSFTFPYSIVQEIAAPVYEITRLIKYGSFVQRLDPLFIFLWNITTFITIAVLFYCIVSCYCKTFRMQETKPVIIPSAVLLFTTAMIPKDFNSVITKYIEILRIYAIPVFYIMPFIALMAAIFRKKKGAYK, via the coding sequence TTGATTAAGGAAGGGAAAATTGGGCTTGCAGAAGCCATATGCCTTACGACCATAACCATAAGCAATAAAATTTTCTTTACTTCTCCTTCTGCCCTGGTTAAAATTGTGGGCACTGCCGGATGGTACGCGGCATTGATATCCGCTGCTGTCACCATAATTGCTTTTGCTTTCATATATATGTTGCTTAAGCGCTTCCCGGGCAAAAGTATAATAGAGATCTTTTATATTACCCTAGGTCCTGTTGTGGGATTTGTTTTTTCTTTTACATACGCTGCGTCCTTCCTTGTGGGGTGCAGCATATTGCTAAGAGAATTTATAGATGTATTGAACACATATATATTTCAGTCAATTGATCCTAAGTTTCTGATAACCGCCCTGGTTTCTGCCGCGGCAATTTCAGCATTTCTTGGTTTAGAAAGTATAGCAAGGTTCGCCAAACTTTCTGCTTATGCTGTCTTGTTAGGATATATGCTTTTACTGATATTATCAATACAAAATTGGAATATAGCTTATATATCTCCAGTTTTTGGATATGGTTTAAAAAATACGGTGATAAGCAGCCTGGGAAGGAGCTCAGCTTATAGTGAAATTATCGTGATTTCAGTTTTTGCCAATGCCCTGCAGGGCGCTGAACATATAAAAAAAGCTGGATTTATATCCTTAATACTTTCAGGGTTCTTTGTATCATCTGCCGTATTATGTGTTTCATTTACTTTTCCATACAGCATAGTCCAGGAGATTGCTGCACCTGTATACGAGATTACAAGGCTCATAAAATACGGAAGCTTTGTACAAAGGCTGGACCCTTTATTTATCTTTTTATGGAACATAACTACCTTTATAACCATTGCAGTATTGTTTTATTGCATTGTAAGCTGCTATTGCAAAACCTTCAGGATGCAGGAAACAAAGCCGGTTATAATACCTTCGGCGGTACTTCTTTTTACAACTGCCATGATACCCAAGGATTTTAACAGCGTTATTACAAAATATATTGAAATATTAAGGATTTATGCCATACCGGTGTTTTATATAATGCCTTTTATTGCTTTAATGGCAGCTATATTCAGAAAAAAGAAAGGAGCGTATAAATGA
- a CDS encoding NAD(P)/FAD-dependent oxidoreductase — MKVAIIGAGIAGLSCAIVLERNGIIPDVFEKNGFIGDREPHVGADLNIINRPVKDMIKYVKEKCGIDIKPLNAVNLLTHYSPNESTTIKGNFGYFLVRGKEENSLKGQLYSQLKRTPITFNIEVNYKNLINEYDFVVAADGKPDIAEELSCFKDWIKGFVKGAVIEGSFNPNELVMWINHTYCKNGYAYLTPYNEKRASLELYVPDVDKNQLDYYWDLFLSQEGLRYKIIETFKVKHTSGDVYPHRVNNIFLAGNTGGAIDPFLGFGALKSVYMGAMAAKAIVDGTDYEELIKDIYTLNLRLYEFRKAFNRAGHNNYDLLVKLIGFPGVKPIIYDTPINVIKYGATVLRMRDKVKGRLK, encoded by the coding sequence ATGAAAGTCGCGATTATAGGTGCCGGAATAGCAGGTCTATCCTGTGCAATTGTGCTAGAGAGGAATGGTATAATACCTGATGTATTTGAAAAAAACGGTTTTATAGGTGACAGAGAGCCCCATGTTGGTGCGGATTTAAATATAATAAACAGGCCGGTCAAGGATATGATAAAGTACGTCAAAGAAAAATGCGGCATAGACATAAAACCTTTAAATGCCGTAAATTTATTGACACATTACTCGCCTAACGAAAGTACAACAATCAAAGGTAATTTTGGCTATTTTTTGGTACGAGGCAAGGAAGAAAATTCACTTAAAGGTCAGCTGTATTCCCAGCTTAAAAGGACACCTATTACGTTTAATATAGAAGTAAATTATAAGAATCTGATAAATGAATATGATTTTGTGGTGGCTGCCGACGGTAAGCCGGATATAGCCGAGGAATTGAGCTGCTTTAAAGACTGGATAAAAGGATTTGTGAAGGGAGCTGTAATAGAAGGCAGCTTCAATCCTAACGAATTGGTTATGTGGATAAATCATACCTATTGTAAAAACGGATATGCATATCTTACCCCCTATAATGAAAAAAGGGCCTCTTTGGAATTATATGTACCCGATGTTGATAAAAATCAGCTTGATTATTACTGGGATTTGTTTTTAAGCCAGGAAGGGCTTAGATATAAAATTATAGAGACCTTCAAGGTAAAGCATACCAGCGGAGATGTTTATCCCCACAGGGTAAATAATATTTTTCTTGCCGGAAACACAGGCGGTGCTATTGACCCGTTTTTAGGCTTTGGAGCCTTAAAGTCTGTTTATATGGGGGCCATGGCAGCCAAGGCTATTGTTGATGGTACAGATTATGAAGAACTCATTAAGGATATTTATACCCTTAATTTAAGGCTTTATGAATTCAGAAAGGCTTTTAACAGAGCCGGTCACAATAACTATGATTTACTGGTTAAACTTATAGGTTTTCCAGGAGTAAAACCTATAATATATGATACGCCGATTAATGTTATAAAATATGGAGCTACAGTGCTGAGGATGAGGGATAAAGTGAAAGGTCGGCTTAAGTGA
- a CDS encoding NAD(P)-binding protein, which translates to MKVAIIGAGTSGLSCAIELEKQGISPVIFECNDFIGEYHSHVSAFLGLITRPVADPIVYINRDLGIKLKPLNRFRKVIHYSPNNQTVVSGPLGYFMIRGREEISVKNQLYAQIKSHVHFGSFVQPEDLENEFDHIVVADGQWTIPARYGIWQEMMRTWLKGGIFEGDFEDDTLHMWLDKELTNGAYIYLAPYSKNKAVIAQIVQNIEHAELNDYWYRFLSSRDILKKYNLLETWELPHHAGSVTTNKLNKMYFIGASGGGAEPFLGFGQFNAIVAGVMAAKSIATGADMNFLMKDLTKKGQQMADFRSLMNSATNKDFDHLLTFMKTPGLRSLIYKTDINILDILAKGLSFMPSRNKGDILQSRGGK; encoded by the coding sequence TTGAAAGTAGCTATAATCGGAGCCGGGACTTCGGGTCTGTCATGCGCAATCGAACTTGAAAAGCAAGGTATTTCTCCAGTTATTTTTGAATGTAATGACTTTATAGGTGAGTATCACTCCCACGTATCTGCTTTTTTAGGCCTTATCACCCGCCCGGTAGCAGACCCCATTGTATATATAAACCGGGATTTAGGCATAAAATTAAAACCTTTAAACCGCTTTCGCAAGGTTATACATTACTCCCCCAATAATCAGACTGTAGTTTCCGGTCCTTTAGGTTATTTTATGATACGAGGAAGAGAAGAAATATCCGTAAAAAACCAGCTTTACGCCCAAATTAAATCCCACGTCCATTTTGGAAGCTTTGTACAGCCGGAGGACCTGGAAAATGAATTTGATCATATAGTTGTGGCTGATGGGCAGTGGACAATACCTGCACGTTATGGAATATGGCAGGAAATGATGAGAACCTGGCTTAAAGGCGGTATATTTGAAGGTGATTTTGAAGACGATACGTTACATATGTGGTTGGATAAAGAGCTTACCAATGGTGCATACATATACCTGGCACCTTACAGCAAAAACAAAGCTGTTATAGCCCAGATTGTGCAAAATATAGAACATGCGGAACTGAATGATTACTGGTACAGATTCTTAAGTTCCCGGGATATCCTTAAAAAATATAATTTGCTTGAAACCTGGGAGCTTCCCCACCATGCAGGCTCTGTAACCACCAATAAGCTTAATAAAATGTATTTCATCGGTGCTTCCGGCGGCGGCGCCGAACCATTTTTAGGCTTTGGGCAGTTCAATGCCATAGTGGCGGGTGTGATGGCTGCAAAAAGCATCGCAACAGGGGCCGATATGAATTTTCTTATGAAAGATTTAACTAAAAAAGGTCAGCAGATGGCAGACTTCAGGTCTTTGATGAATTCTGCCACCAATAAGGATTTTGACCATTTGCTGACTTTTATGAAAACACCCGGTTTAAGAAGTCTTATATACAAGACAGACATTAATATTCTTGATATTCTCGCAAAGGGTTTGTCATTTATGCCCTCAAGAAACAAAGGGGATATACTGCAAAGCAGGGGAGGAAAATAA
- a CDS encoding alpha/beta hydrolase: protein MKRKEFTFISHEEVSIHTYKWIPKENVKIKGAVQISHGMAETAARYDRFASFLNNKGYIVYANDHRGHGKTAGQKENLGFAGKDSFNFMLKDMIKLTEIIRRESNDIPIYLFGHSMGSILAQRYIISNGQDINGVILSGTFGNQGIMIDIGIKIARMEMASKGERHQSIRINKMTTESYNNAFSPNRTKSDWLSRDTEEVDKYVNDPYCGYIMSSGFYYDFFRGTKAAHKKENIKNIRRDLPIYLFSGELDPVGKNCKSVLWLIREYQKLGICDVTYKFYKGGRHEMLNEINKDEVMNDVLAWLEAH from the coding sequence ATGAAAAGAAAAGAATTTACTTTTATCAGCCATGAAGAGGTTAGTATACATACATATAAGTGGATTCCCAAAGAAAATGTAAAGATAAAGGGAGCTGTCCAAATTTCCCACGGCATGGCAGAGACAGCTGCAAGATATGACAGGTTTGCCAGCTTTTTGAACAATAAAGGATATATTGTCTATGCCAATGACCATAGAGGGCATGGAAAAACTGCAGGCCAGAAGGAAAACTTAGGCTTCGCAGGCAAGGATTCCTTTAATTTTATGCTTAAGGATATGATTAAGCTTACAGAGATAATAAGGAGAGAAAGCAATGATATTCCCATCTATCTCTTCGGGCACAGCATGGGTTCTATTTTAGCACAGCGCTATATTATATCAAACGGCCAGGATATAAACGGAGTTATATTATCCGGGACCTTTGGCAATCAGGGAATTATGATTGATATAGGAATTAAAATTGCCAGGATGGAAATGGCTAGCAAAGGAGAAAGACATCAGAGCATCAGGATAAACAAAATGACAACCGAAAGCTATAATAATGCCTTCAGCCCCAACCGCACAAAAAGCGACTGGCTTAGCAGGGATACAGAAGAAGTAGATAAATACGTCAATGATCCATACTGCGGATACATAATGTCTTCAGGCTTTTATTATGATTTCTTCAGAGGTACAAAGGCTGCACATAAAAAAGAGAACATAAAAAATATAAGAAGGGATCTTCCCATATATTTATTCTCCGGAGAGCTGGACCCTGTAGGGAAAAACTGTAAGTCAGTTTTGTGGCTTATAAGGGAATACCAAAAACTGGGCATTTGTGATGTTACCTATAAGTTTTACAAAGGCGGAAGGCACGAAATGCTGAATGAAATAAATAAAGATGAAGTTATGAATGATGTACTTGCATGGCTTGAAGCGCATTAA
- a CDS encoding AEC family transporter, with the protein MYNQMAVINQVIILSIVMVIGIIARKKGFMKDQVRNGITDLLLYVTLPLMIVSSFDFDFSKDMLLNAGAIAFYSFIVHGGLFFLSKFLYYKFPKDVQSVLRYVTVFSNAAFMGFPILEGLYGKIGIFYASIYNIPFRIFMWTLGIALFSDSKEGKSIKGLLLNPGIVAVYIGMVLFFFSIKLPSVITEPISMVGSMTTPLSMMIVGSILADIKIKDIFTDLRVFYGTFVRLILLPVIALLALKAIGTTDMVLDIIVIQVAMPAGITTAILAEKYKANAAFASKLVFMTTLFSIVTIPLFIIFL; encoded by the coding sequence ATGTATAATCAAATGGCAGTTATAAACCAAGTCATCATACTCTCGATTGTTATGGTTATAGGTATTATAGCCAGAAAAAAAGGATTTATGAAAGACCAGGTGAGAAACGGGATAACAGACCTTCTTTTATATGTTACTCTGCCCCTAATGATAGTTTCATCATTTGATTTTGATTTCTCAAAGGACATGCTGTTAAATGCAGGAGCTATCGCTTTTTATTCTTTTATAGTACATGGCGGACTGTTTTTCTTAAGCAAGTTTCTATATTATAAATTTCCTAAGGATGTGCAAAGTGTATTAAGATATGTTACCGTATTTTCCAATGCTGCCTTCATGGGCTTTCCTATCCTTGAAGGATTGTACGGAAAGATAGGTATCTTTTATGCGTCAATTTATAATATCCCTTTCCGTATCTTCATGTGGACCCTTGGAATTGCATTGTTTTCCGATAGCAAAGAAGGCAAATCCATTAAAGGCCTTTTGTTAAATCCCGGTATCGTAGCCGTTTATATAGGAATGGTGCTGTTTTTCTTCTCTATTAAGCTTCCGAGCGTTATAACAGAGCCTATAAGCATGGTAGGCTCGATGACAACTCCTTTATCCATGATGATTGTTGGTTCCATTCTGGCTGACATTAAAATCAAAGACATTTTTACAGATTTAAGAGTATTTTACGGCACCTTTGTAAGACTCATACTATTGCCCGTAATAGCTCTTTTAGCCCTTAAGGCCATAGGTACAACAGATATGGTATTGGACATTATAGTTATACAGGTTGCCATGCCTGCCGGTATTACAACAGCCATCCTTGCGGAAAAATATAAAGCAAATGCAGCTTTCGCATCAAAATTAGTCTTTATGACTACCTTGTTTTCCATTGTGACGATACCGTTGTTTATAATTTTCCTATAA
- a CDS encoding LysM peptidoglycan-binding domain-containing protein: MKITKTISLTLLVVLFIFTAIPSTVLGAVPADKYTYSLSGKIDAETKTLQFEPSPAEEYEVVYVEANAEVKFTPKETMSASIRAYDPDGFYSGSLMWTIDGQEVAATEIEANKTASAILTEYFWGMEPYYVFSFGDADNTTKIVYKVTDGVAPTQEPTPAPTPETTPVPTPETTPVPTPEPTPAPAPELTPVPTPEPTPAPAPETTPVPTPEPTPAPAPETTPVPTPEPAAESQGNIIYTVQAGDTLGTIALNHYGSYGYHTKIYNANAELLKKNNNHLIAGMNLVLPGDGMLPALKSENGTVYTVQAGDTLGKIAAEYYGDSSKYINIYEANKDRIKNPNLIFEGQKIVITK; the protein is encoded by the coding sequence TTGAAAATTACCAAAACAATTTCTTTAACTCTATTAGTCGTACTATTTATCTTCACAGCAATCCCATCTACAGTTCTGGGGGCCGTCCCTGCTGACAAATATACCTATTCTTTGTCCGGTAAAATAGACGCAGAAACCAAAACCCTTCAGTTCGAACCCAGCCCAGCCGAGGAATACGAGGTTGTGTATGTCGAAGCTAATGCTGAAGTAAAGTTCACACCCAAGGAAACCATGTCAGCTAGTATACGTGCCTATGACCCCGATGGCTTCTATTCGGGTAGCCTCATGTGGACCATAGACGGTCAGGAAGTGGCCGCAACTGAAATTGAAGCCAATAAAACTGCATCTGCAATCCTGACAGAATACTTTTGGGGTATGGAACCTTACTACGTATTCAGTTTTGGTGATGCTGATAATACTACAAAAATCGTATATAAGGTCACCGATGGCGTAGCTCCGACTCAGGAACCTACTCCTGCTCCAACTCCAGAGACAACCCCTGTTCCCACTCCAGAGACAACCCCTGTTCCCACTCCGGAACCTACCCCTGCTCCGGCTCCAGAGCTAACTCCTGTTCCGACTCCGGAACCTACCCCTGCTCCGGCTCCAGAGACAACTCCTGTTCCCACTCCGGAACCTACTCCTGCTCCGGCTCCAGAGACAACTCCTGTTCCCACTCCGGAACCTGCAGCAGAATCTCAAGGAAATATCATATATACAGTACAAGCGGGAGATACTTTGGGAACTATTGCTTTAAACCATTATGGAAGCTACGGGTATCATACAAAAATATATAATGCCAATGCAGAACTTCTTAAGAAAAATAACAATCATCTAATTGCCGGTATGAACCTCGTTTTACCCGGAGATGGAATGCTGCCAGCTCTTAAAAGTGAAAATGGAACAGTTTACACTGTCCAAGCGGGGGATACACTTGGCAAGATTGCGGCGGAGTATTATGGAGATTCAAGCAAATACATTAATATTTATGAGGCTAACAAGGATAGAATTAAAAATCCGAACCTGATCTTCGAAGGGCAAAAAATTGTCATAACGAAATAG
- a CDS encoding GNAT family N-acetyltransferase codes for MSDINFTPFPVLITERLNLRQIVIEDMDEFFILKSDERLLKYYNAKPKTYEESRRKLLVLNDDIGKNESITWGITFKNENKLIGSICFWNISRNESKAEVGYELMVDWQGKGIMQEAIKAVIKYGFKDMRLSIIEAVPDPGNSKSVKLLERNNFLKGESFYETDPSDGKVLERSIYSLTNNYL; via the coding sequence ATGAGCGATATAAATTTTACACCTTTTCCGGTGCTGATAACTGAACGTTTAAATTTAAGACAGATTGTAATTGAAGACATGGACGAATTTTTTATACTTAAATCTGATGAGAGATTATTGAAATATTACAATGCAAAGCCTAAGACCTATGAGGAGTCCCGCAGAAAGCTTCTGGTGCTTAACGATGATATAGGTAAGAATGAGTCCATAACATGGGGAATCACTTTTAAAAATGAAAATAAATTAATTGGTTCAATCTGTTTTTGGAATATCTCCAGGAATGAGTCCAAGGCTGAAGTTGGTTATGAATTGATGGTAGATTGGCAGGGAAAAGGGATAATGCAGGAAGCAATTAAAGCCGTAATTAAATACGGCTTTAAAGATATGAGACTTAGTATAATAGAAGCTGTACCTGACCCAGGCAATTCAAAGTCGGTAAAACTCCTGGAAAGAAATAATTTTCTAAAGGGAGAAAGTTTTTATGAGACTGATCCTTCTGACGGGAAGGTTTTGGAGAGATCAATTTATTCATTGACAAATAACTACTTGTAA
- a CDS encoding GNAT family N-acetyltransferase, with the protein MDKSAVEIKMLRIADLHPDTLRKFNRYQITNRVKYMESGHYDYKDDHFIEHWDDNKKHQVIESLQRCIQTGGIAAGAFICCELIGFANIEKNFFGKNKEYLELPYIHVSYEYRSHGIGKRLFALCCDQAKKLGARKIYISSHPSEETQSFYKSVGCVLASEVNMEILNREPLDIQLEFVL; encoded by the coding sequence TTGGATAAAAGTGCTGTTGAAATAAAGATGTTGAGAATAGCTGATTTACATCCGGATACTTTGAGAAAGTTCAACCGTTATCAGATTACAAACCGGGTAAAATATATGGAAAGCGGCCATTATGACTATAAGGATGATCATTTTATTGAGCACTGGGATGATAATAAAAAGCATCAGGTTATAGAATCTCTTCAAAGATGTATCCAGACAGGCGGTATTGCTGCAGGCGCCTTTATATGCTGCGAGCTAATTGGCTTTGCAAATATAGAAAAAAACTTTTTCGGAAAGAACAAAGAATATCTTGAACTTCCATATATCCATGTATCCTATGAATACCGCAGCCATGGCATCGGCAAAAGATTATTCGCCCTGTGCTGTGATCAAGCAAAAAAATTAGGGGCCAGAAAAATATACATATCATCCCATCCGTCTGAAGAAACCCAAAGTTTTTATAAATCAGTTGGGTGTGTACTGGCATCCGAAGTGAATATGGAAATACTTAACAGAGAGCCTCTGGACATACAGCTGGAATTTGTATTATAA
- a CDS encoding RsiV family protein gives MNNKDMNKLKNDYLNVPIPGNLDFVVKKAFEDNGVAKKVKRGNYVLKVSSLSAAVVLLVVTIGVNSSSAMASALSKIPVVGGIIKVLTIREYKIEDKNFHADIKVPSIEGLENEELQSSLNEKYLAENKKLYEQFMQDIEELKKNGEGKMGIDTGYKVMTDNDVLFSVQRYVVTIAASAAEKLKYDTIDKKDQVLITLPSLFKDESYIDIISQNIIDQMKESMEKDEGVIYWFEGGIDDEYIEPFRKISNEQNFYINGDYKLVISFDEYEVAPGYMGTPEFIIPTEAIADILVGNEYIK, from the coding sequence ATGAATAATAAAGACATGAACAAGCTTAAAAATGATTATCTGAATGTACCCATCCCCGGGAACCTTGATTTTGTTGTTAAAAAAGCTTTTGAGGATAATGGAGTTGCTAAAAAAGTCAAAAGAGGTAATTATGTTTTAAAAGTATCCTCCCTTAGTGCAGCTGTTGTCCTCTTAGTAGTTACAATAGGGGTAAACAGCAGTTCTGCAATGGCTTCTGCTTTATCAAAAATACCGGTAGTAGGCGGCATTATAAAAGTGCTTACAATCAGGGAATACAAAATAGAGGATAAAAACTTCCATGCAGATATAAAGGTTCCTTCCATAGAAGGTTTGGAAAATGAAGAGCTTCAAAGCAGTTTAAATGAAAAATACCTTGCTGAAAATAAAAAGCTTTATGAACAGTTCATGCAGGATATTGAAGAGCTGAAGAAAAACGGTGAGGGAAAAATGGGCATTGACACCGGTTATAAAGTCATGACCGATAACGACGTCCTATTTTCAGTGCAGCGCTATGTTGTAACCATTGCCGCTTCTGCTGCCGAAAAGCTTAAATATGACACAATAGATAAAAAGGACCAGGTTTTAATCACACTGCCCAGCCTGTTTAAGGATGAAAGCTATATAGATATCATAAGCCAAAATATAATAGATCAGATGAAAGAAAGCATGGAAAAGGATGAAGGTGTTATATATTGGTTTGAAGGCGGCATTGATGATGAATATATTGAACCTTTCAGAAAAATATCAAATGAGCAAAATTTCTATATAAATGGAGATTATAAGCTGGTAATTTCATTTGATGAATATGAAGTTGCCCCCGGCTACATGGGCACACCGGAATTCATCATCCCGACAGAAGCTATAGCTGATATTCTGGTTGGCAATGAGTATATCAAATAA